The following proteins are encoded in a genomic region of Bacteroidota bacterium:
- a CDS encoding mechanosensitive ion channel domain-containing protein, with translation MQLNDSNKINDWIVSTLENSSVPSGWVEPIIVTVGLIVVVFIIILLDKLAKKFILAAVDKLIRKTKAKWDDVFLENHVFDNVAHVVPIALIDYFVPMFFGKYDSFVETVDKVTDFALVWIIVMVLMSIISSLTELSRGEDKYVSIAVQSFSQLTKIVIVVFAAIVTISILLKVNLGAIFGTLGALMAVLILVFRDTILGFVASIQISVSKMVKIGDWVVLPNYNADGPLIELNLMSAKIQNWDKTITSVPTYALISSSVKNWEGMSEAGVRRIKRSINFDVNTIRFCTQDDITLFRKYDLLRNFIEQKEIEIEEHNKSKAINNDLIINGRIQTNIGIFRKYAELYLINHELISKSQTLMVRQLQATEFGLPLEVYCFSTDTAWVSYEGIQSDIFDHLFAVANEFGLKIFQNPSGNDVLSLKN, from the coding sequence ATGCAGCTAAATGATTCTAACAAGATAAATGATTGGATAGTTTCCACATTGGAAAATTCAAGTGTTCCTTCCGGTTGGGTTGAGCCAATAATCGTAACTGTGGGGTTAATCGTAGTCGTATTTATAATAATCCTGCTCGATAAGCTGGCGAAGAAATTTATTCTTGCTGCTGTTGATAAACTGATTAGAAAAACTAAAGCGAAATGGGATGATGTTTTTCTGGAGAACCATGTTTTTGATAACGTAGCCCATGTTGTTCCGATAGCTCTTATTGATTACTTCGTTCCTATGTTTTTCGGAAAGTATGATTCCTTTGTTGAAACAGTAGATAAGGTTACCGACTTTGCTTTGGTTTGGATTATCGTGATGGTTTTAATGAGTATCATTTCTTCGTTGACAGAACTGAGTAGGGGAGAAGACAAGTATGTGTCGATTGCAGTACAAAGTTTTTCCCAATTGACTAAAATAGTTATAGTTGTTTTTGCGGCGATTGTTACTATTTCTATTTTGTTAAAAGTGAATCTGGGAGCAATTTTCGGAACTCTGGGTGCTTTAATGGCTGTTCTGATATTGGTTTTCAGGGATACAATACTCGGATTTGTTGCAAGTATACAAATCTCAGTATCTAAAATGGTTAAGATTGGCGACTGGGTAGTGTTACCAAATTATAACGCCGACGGCCCGCTGATTGAGCTGAATCTTATGTCGGCCAAGATTCAGAATTGGGATAAGACTATTACTTCTGTACCAACATATGCTCTGATTTCATCTTCGGTAAAAAACTGGGAGGGAATGTCGGAGGCAGGAGTAAGGCGAATTAAAAGATCTATAAATTTTGATGTTAACACGATAAGGTTTTGTACACAGGATGATATTACACTTTTTAGAAAATACGATTTGTTGAGAAACTTCATAGAGCAAAAAGAAATTGAAATTGAGGAGCATAATAAATCGAAGGCTATAAACAACGATTTAATAATTAATGGAAGGATACAGACTAATATCGGGATATTCAGAAAATATGCAGAACTCTATCTGATTAATCACGAATTGATATCTAAGTCGCAAACCTTAATGGTTCGCCAGTTGCAGGCTACAGAATTCGGATTGCCTCTCGAGGTATATTGTTTTTCTACAGATACTGCATGGGTAAGTTATGAAGGTATTCAGTCTGATATTTTTGATCACCTGTTTGCGGTAGCTAACGAGTTTGGGTTGAAAATATTCCAAAATCCAAGTGGGAATGATGTTTTGTCATTGAAAAATTAA